The proteins below are encoded in one region of Clostridium estertheticum:
- a CDS encoding 3-oxoacid CoA-transferase subunit B translates to MEAREIIARRAAKELSNDQVVNLGFGMPTAVANYLAEGVEVILQSENGCLMFGPTPKLGKEDPDVANSGGQPISLLPGAAVFDLATSFCIIRGGHVDATVLGALEVDQEGNIANWAMPLAPGKFAPGMGGAMDLVNGARKVIATLKHSSKSGSKILKKCLLPITGKGVVDIIVTEKAVFEVTPNGLVLTEMFEGLTVEDIRSITEADFTVSDKITVYRL, encoded by the coding sequence ATGGAAGCAAGAGAAATAATTGCTCGAAGGGCAGCTAAGGAACTAAGTAATGATCAAGTGGTGAATTTAGGGTTTGGAATGCCTACAGCAGTTGCCAATTATTTAGCTGAAGGTGTGGAAGTAATATTGCAATCAGAAAATGGATGCTTAATGTTTGGTCCTACGCCAAAACTCGGAAAGGAAGATCCAGATGTTGCAAACTCTGGTGGTCAACCGATTAGCTTATTACCTGGAGCTGCAGTTTTTGATTTGGCCACATCGTTTTGTATTATTCGTGGAGGGCATGTTGATGCTACAGTACTCGGAGCACTTGAAGTAGACCAAGAAGGCAATATTGCCAACTGGGCTATGCCACTTGCTCCAGGAAAATTTGCACCAGGTATGGGTGGTGCAATGGATTTAGTAAATGGAGCTCGCAAAGTTATTGCTACATTAAAGCATTCTAGTAAGAGTGGATCTAAGATATTAAAAAAATGTCTTCTTCCAATTACAGGAAAGGGAGTAGTTGATATTATCGTTACTGAAAAAGCAGTATTCGAAGTAACGCCTAATGGGCTTGTACTTACTGAAATGTTTGAAGGCCTAACTGTTGAGGATATTCGGAGCATTACAGAGGCTGATTTTACAGTTTCTGATAAGATAACAGTATATAGGTTATAG
- a CDS encoding CoA transferase subunit A has protein sequence MNKVMGLDEVMEKVHDGATIMFGGFLGVGAPLKAIDKLVEKGVKDLTIISIVNAYPGQDFDIARLYKNKQVKKLITAHSATCQLALEQFKNGDIEIEYFPMGSLVEKIRAAGSGLGGVLTPTGVGTLVEEGKQKLIIEGKMYLIELPLKADFAFIKGYKGDRLGNIQYRGLAINTNPIMAMGADYTVAEVNEIVDVGGIEPECVGTPSVFVQAVVQGYSFDEHKQVYTDLWVSSNQLK, from the coding sequence ATGAATAAAGTTATGGGTTTAGATGAAGTGATGGAAAAGGTTCACGATGGAGCGACGATTATGTTTGGTGGCTTTCTAGGGGTGGGAGCACCACTTAAAGCAATTGACAAATTGGTAGAAAAAGGTGTTAAGGATTTAACTATAATATCAATAGTTAATGCCTATCCTGGTCAAGATTTTGATATTGCGAGGCTTTACAAAAACAAGCAAGTTAAAAAATTAATTACCGCTCATTCTGCTACATGTCAGCTTGCGCTTGAACAATTTAAGAACGGAGATATTGAAATTGAATACTTTCCAATGGGTAGTCTTGTTGAAAAGATTAGGGCAGCGGGTTCTGGATTAGGTGGAGTGCTTACTCCCACAGGTGTAGGTACATTAGTTGAAGAAGGAAAACAAAAACTTATAATAGAGGGTAAAATGTATTTAATTGAATTGCCACTGAAGGCTGATTTTGCATTTATTAAAGGTTATAAAGGAGATAGATTAGGAAATATACAATATCGTGGATTAGCCATTAATACAAATCCAATTATGGCAATGGGTGCAGATTATACAGTAGCAGAAGTGAATGAAATAGTTGATGTTGGTGGTATTGAACCTGAATGCGTAGGTACACCAAGCGTATTTGTACAGGCTGTTGTACAAGGATATTCATTTGATGAGCATAAACAAGTATATACTGATTTGTGGGTTAGTTCTAATCAACTCAAATAG
- a CDS encoding glycerate kinase encodes MKQDLVIVLAPDSFKESMTAKEVCTAMERGIKKANNKITCVHVPMADGGEGTMQSLVDATNGKVYSLKVVGPLGNMVEAQYGILGQGEVGILEMASASGIQLIPSEQRNPLLTTTYGTGQLINACLNHGVKKILIGIGGSATNDGGAGVVQALGGKLLDEQGNELGFGGGELGKLNSIDLKNFDPRLKEVVIEVACDVNNPLCGEKGASNVFGPQKGATQKMVGILDDNLKHYADIIKRRLGKDVIDVPGAGAAGGLGAGLLAFLNGTLKKGIEMVIEYTGLEEKVKDADMVWTGEGSIDYQTQYGKTPFGVAAVASKHNKPVIALAGRVGEGIDILYESGIDSIFGIMQGVTSMEEALVNGPENVEKTAENVIRLMNLL; translated from the coding sequence ATGAAACAGGACTTAGTTATTGTATTAGCACCGGATTCTTTTAAGGAAAGTATGACAGCAAAAGAAGTTTGCACGGCAATGGAAAGAGGAATTAAAAAAGCAAATAATAAGATTACCTGTGTACATGTACCAATGGCTGATGGAGGAGAAGGAACTATGCAGTCATTAGTAGATGCTACTAATGGAAAAGTATATTCTTTAAAAGTAGTTGGACCGCTCGGAAATATGGTAGAAGCACAATATGGTATCTTAGGACAAGGAGAAGTAGGTATATTAGAAATGGCTAGTGCCAGTGGAATACAGCTAATACCTTCGGAGCAAAGGAATCCTTTATTAACAACAACTTATGGTACTGGGCAGCTTATAAATGCTTGTTTAAATCATGGAGTAAAAAAAATATTAATAGGTATTGGTGGAAGTGCTACAAATGACGGTGGAGCCGGAGTTGTACAAGCACTTGGTGGAAAATTATTAGATGAACAGGGGAATGAATTAGGTTTCGGTGGTGGAGAATTAGGAAAACTAAATAGCATTGATTTAAAGAATTTTGACCCTAGATTAAAAGAAGTTGTGATCGAAGTAGCTTGTGATGTTAATAATCCACTTTGTGGAGAAAAAGGAGCTTCAAATGTATTTGGTCCACAAAAAGGAGCCACCCAAAAAATGGTAGGAATATTAGATGATAACTTGAAACACTATGCAGATATAATAAAAAGGCGACTTGGTAAAGATGTTATAGATGTACCAGGTGCTGGAGCAGCAGGAGGACTTGGAGCTGGACTTTTGGCATTTTTAAATGGTACTTTGAAAAAAGGTATTGAAATGGTAATTGAATATACTGGACTAGAAGAAAAAGTAAAAGATGCAGATATGGTTTGGACCGGAGAAGGAAGTATAGATTATCAAACTCAATATGGGAAAACTCCTTTTGGGGTTGCGGCAGTTGCTAGTAAGCACAATAAGCCAGTGATTGCATTAGCTGGAAGAGTTGGTGAAGGCATAGATATATTATATGAAAGTGGAATAGATTCAATATTTGGTATCATGCAAGGAGTAACTTCTATGGAGGAAGCTCTAGTTAATGGACCGGAAAACGTTGAAAAGACAGCTGAAAATGTAATAAGACTTATGAACTTATTATAA
- a CDS encoding GntP family permease — protein MAVINWSGAIFGLIVAIVLIFRKVSPVYALFGGAIIGGLVGGASLAQTTQIVIDGTSSVMGAVVRVLAAGILAGILIESGAAERIAETIVEKLGEKKALLAIAIATMVITAVGVFIAVSVIIVAPIALSVGKKVGLTKSSILLAMVGGGKAGNIISPNPNTIAVAKGFNLDLAQVMINGFIPAIVGLIVTYFVATMLSKKGELIKESEIIVNNTKEKPSFAKSMVAPIVAILLLSLSPIGNIFHIQFLAKIKIDSMIILPVAGLIGLIVMGQFNKVVEYTTSGLNKMTGTAIILIGAGAIAGVISKSNLSAVVVQCIHSAGISGVFLAPISGILMAGATASTATGAILASGSFGKAILAMGVPPLNAAIMVHTGATVIDHLPHGNFFHASADSVKMKIKERMKLIPYESMVGGSMMITATIIYGFLK, from the coding sequence ATGGCTGTGATTAATTGGAGTGGAGCAATATTTGGTTTAATAGTTGCTATAGTTTTAATATTTAGAAAGGTAAGTCCTGTATACGCACTTTTTGGAGGTGCTATTATAGGCGGATTAGTTGGCGGTGCTAGTTTAGCTCAAACAACACAAATTGTTATTGATGGTACCAGCAGCGTAATGGGGGCAGTGGTTCGAGTACTCGCAGCAGGAATACTCGCAGGTATTCTAATTGAGTCTGGTGCAGCAGAGAGAATTGCAGAAACTATAGTCGAAAAGCTGGGCGAAAAAAAGGCTCTTTTAGCAATAGCCATTGCAACTATGGTTATAACTGCTGTAGGTGTATTTATTGCGGTTTCAGTTATTATAGTTGCGCCAATAGCATTGTCCGTAGGTAAAAAAGTTGGACTTACTAAATCTTCAATACTTCTAGCGATGGTAGGTGGAGGTAAGGCTGGAAATATAATTTCACCTAATCCCAATACCATAGCAGTAGCAAAAGGTTTTAATTTAGATCTAGCACAAGTAATGATTAATGGTTTTATACCTGCAATAGTAGGGTTAATAGTAACATATTTCGTTGCTACAATGTTAAGTAAGAAAGGTGAATTAATTAAAGAATCAGAAATAATTGTAAATAATACAAAAGAAAAGCCAAGTTTTGCTAAATCAATGGTGGCGCCAATTGTAGCAATTTTATTGTTATCATTAAGTCCTATTGGAAATATATTTCATATACAGTTTTTAGCGAAAATTAAAATTGATTCTATGATTATACTGCCAGTTGCAGGATTAATAGGATTAATCGTAATGGGTCAATTTAATAAAGTTGTTGAATATACCACTTCAGGGTTAAATAAAATGACAGGTACTGCCATAATATTAATTGGTGCAGGTGCAATAGCAGGTGTCATTTCCAAATCTAATTTAAGTGCGGTAGTGGTACAATGTATCCATTCGGCAGGTATTTCAGGGGTGTTCTTAGCACCGATATCAGGAATACTAATGGCAGGAGCTACTGCATCAACAGCTACAGGAGCAATTCTAGCATCTGGAAGCTTTGGAAAAGCAATATTAGCTATGGGAGTACCTCCATTAAATGCGGCGATTATGGTACATACAGGGGCTACAGTTATTGATCATTTGCCACATGGTAATTTCTTTCATGCTTCAGCCGATTCTGTAAAAATGAAAATTAAAGAACGTATGAAACTTATTCCATATGAATCTATGGTTGGTGGATCTATGATGATTACAGCAACTATAATATATGGATTTTTAAAATAA
- a CDS encoding multidrug resistance efflux transporter family protein produces MPKALILGIAASFFFAFTFILNQQMNISGGSWLWSSSLRFIFMFPILLVIMIIKNQLFGVLNDIIKKPIQWIIWSTVGFGLFYAPLTFASAYGSSWLVAGTWQITIVAGALLTPLFFKNVETEDGIFKIRNKIPKKSLLMSSVILLGIFLIQFQQAKDISALKAFIGILPVILAAFSYPLGNRKMIEVCNNRFSTFQRVFGMTLCSMPFWIIISLFSLLTVGLPSEGQVVQSLLVAIFSGIIATILFFKATDLVSSDVRMLAVVESTQSGEVIFTLLGGVFIFHDKIPTLIGLIGIMLVVIGMILNSLIKS; encoded by the coding sequence ATGCCGAAAGCACTAATCCTAGGGATAGCAGCATCATTCTTTTTTGCATTTACATTTATACTTAATCAACAAATGAATATTTCAGGTGGTAGTTGGCTCTGGAGTTCATCTCTAAGATTTATTTTTATGTTCCCAATTTTACTTGTTATCATGATTATAAAAAATCAACTATTTGGTGTACTAAATGATATAATAAAAAAACCTATTCAATGGATAATTTGGAGTACGGTAGGATTTGGATTGTTTTATGCTCCCCTAACTTTCGCCTCAGCCTATGGTTCATCATGGTTAGTTGCTGGAACTTGGCAAATAACTATAGTCGCAGGTGCACTTCTAACTCCACTATTTTTTAAAAACGTAGAAACCGAAGATGGAATCTTTAAAATAAGAAATAAAATCCCTAAAAAATCTTTACTAATGTCGTCTGTAATTTTGCTTGGCATATTTTTAATACAGTTTCAACAAGCAAAGGATATCTCTGCTCTAAAAGCTTTTATTGGAATTTTGCCTGTTATACTAGCCGCATTTTCATATCCACTTGGAAATCGTAAAATGATAGAAGTTTGTAATAATAGATTTAGTACCTTTCAAAGAGTATTTGGCATGACCCTATGTAGTATGCCATTTTGGATAATTATATCTTTATTTAGCTTATTAACTGTTGGTCTACCAAGTGAAGGACAAGTAGTTCAATCCTTACTAGTTGCCATTTTCTCAGGAATTATTGCTACAATACTATTTTTTAAAGCAACTGATCTAGTAAGTAGTGATGTACGTATGTTAGCAGTCGTAGAATCAACACAGTCTGGCGAAGTAATATTTACACTACTGGGCGGAGTATTTATATTTCATGATAAAATTCCAACACTTATTGGATTAATTGGAATAATGCTCGTAGTTATTGGAATGATTTTAAATAGTCTTATTAAATCCTAA
- a CDS encoding polysaccharide deacetylase family protein has product MKKKKRFNKRPLKISLICSCIFLILIGTIIIGKSFTKDEVNAEPVIVPITTTVTTTATSKPNATSTLKNNETSNESTKNFTVNKEGEKYIYDAAKVSEILNYKGKNDNQKIAFLTFDDGPSTTVTPKVLDILKENNVKATFFLVGQNIEANEKSKELVKREFNEGHAIGNHTYNHNEHNSLFPNNIINVPIFMNDVKKNDDALKNILGQDFSTRILRVPGGYMSRAYYRDPNLPEFDAKLKEKNMISIDWNAEIKDAEGKANKTPEELLNVLKEEVGTQEKLVILMHDTYGKMQTANALPQIIEYLKDKGYEFRTIK; this is encoded by the coding sequence ATGAAGAAAAAGAAAAGATTTAATAAAAGACCTTTAAAAATAAGTTTAATATGTAGCTGCATCTTTTTAATTTTAATAGGTACAATCATAATAGGTAAAAGTTTTACTAAAGATGAAGTTAATGCTGAACCAGTAATCGTACCAATTACTACTACAGTAACTACTACAGCTACTTCTAAACCTAACGCTACTAGTACATTAAAGAATAATGAAACTAGTAACGAATCAACAAAAAATTTCACTGTAAATAAAGAAGGGGAAAAGTATATTTATGATGCTGCAAAAGTAAGTGAAATATTAAATTACAAAGGGAAAAATGATAATCAGAAAATAGCATTTCTTACCTTTGATGATGGTCCATCTACTACTGTGACCCCAAAAGTACTAGATATTCTAAAAGAAAATAACGTTAAAGCAACATTCTTTTTAGTTGGACAAAACATAGAGGCAAATGAAAAAAGCAAAGAACTTGTAAAACGTGAATTTAATGAGGGACATGCAATAGGAAATCATACTTATAATCATAATGAACACAATTCATTATTCCCTAATAATATAATTAATGTACCTATTTTCATGAACGATGTGAAAAAAAACGATGATGCTTTAAAAAATATACTTGGTCAGGATTTTAGTACAAGGATTTTAAGAGTGCCAGGAGGATATATGTCAAGAGCATATTATAGAGATCCGAATTTACCAGAGTTCGATGCAAAGCTAAAAGAAAAGAATATGATTAGTATAGATTGGAATGCTGAAATCAAAGATGCAGAAGGTAAGGCAAATAAAACTCCAGAAGAGTTACTTAACGTATTAAAGGAAGAGGTTGGAACACAAGAAAAATTAGTTATATTGATGCATGATACTTATGGTAAAATGCAAACTGCTAATGCATTACCTCAAATTATAGAATATTTAAAAGACAAAGGATATGAATTTAGAACAATAAAATAA
- a CDS encoding HAMP domain-containing sensor histidine kinase produces MDIDGERGDILRGIKARLVWSYLLVIVFTVITLEVFLTVSLEKYYYQNMESLLSKQIKGSVDFYNNYFSSSSLKENVENNDDIFWKNTSAEVQIIDNSGMMLMDSIGNFNKEHIEDDDVEKALQGELGTFTKKDKDTKENFMYVSYPLKSANKIEGVLRFVTSLSEVDAIIHKIVILFFGVGTLVIVISGVSSIFISNTIVGPLDEVNTLAKKFASGNFNERLEKRRNDEIGELSDTFNFMAEEIQKSQNLKNEFIASVSHELRTPLTSIKGWASTIRSGSLEDKEEILVGLNIIEKESDRLTVMVEELLDFSKFISGKAPLKKEYVNIQSIITYIEKQFMPKSIRHNINFTCKIQEDLVPVFADEKRLNQVISNILDNAFNFTKEGGKVTLEACIDGNNICIIVKDNGIGISPADLPKVTEKFFKGRTSMSQNGIGLSLCKEIIEMHNGKLEISSEYGKGTDVKIFLPLT; encoded by the coding sequence TTGGATATAGATGGAGAAAGAGGTGATATTTTGAGGGGAATAAAAGCCAGACTTGTTTGGAGTTATCTATTAGTGATTGTTTTCACTGTAATCACATTAGAAGTTTTTCTTACCGTTTCTTTAGAAAAATATTACTATCAAAATATGGAATCATTACTTTCAAAACAAATCAAGGGATCTGTCGATTTTTATAATAATTATTTTTCTTCATCTAGTTTAAAAGAAAATGTGGAGAATAATGATGATATTTTTTGGAAAAACACCTCTGCAGAGGTCCAAATTATTGATAACTCAGGAATGATGCTAATGGATTCCATTGGTAATTTTAATAAGGAACATATCGAAGATGATGATGTGGAAAAAGCATTGCAAGGAGAACTTGGAACATTTACTAAGAAAGATAAGGATACAAAGGAAAATTTTATGTACGTTTCTTATCCCTTAAAATCAGCTAATAAAATAGAGGGTGTACTACGTTTTGTTACTTCTTTATCAGAGGTAGATGCAATTATTCATAAAATAGTAATCCTTTTTTTTGGAGTTGGAACTCTTGTAATTGTTATTTCTGGTGTTTCTAGTATATTTATCTCTAATACTATTGTGGGACCACTAGATGAAGTAAATACCCTAGCTAAGAAATTTGCGTCTGGAAACTTTAATGAAAGACTTGAAAAAAGAAGGAATGATGAAATTGGTGAATTATCCGATACATTTAATTTTATGGCTGAAGAAATTCAAAAAAGTCAGAACCTAAAAAATGAATTTATTGCATCTGTTTCTCATGAACTTAGAACCCCTCTCACATCCATAAAAGGATGGGCTTCGACTATTAGATCTGGTAGTTTAGAGGATAAGGAAGAAATTCTAGTCGGACTTAACATTATAGAAAAAGAAAGTGATAGACTTACAGTAATGGTGGAAGAATTGTTGGACTTTTCCAAATTCATATCTGGAAAAGCACCACTTAAAAAAGAATATGTAAATATTCAAAGTATTATAACCTACATAGAAAAACAATTTATGCCCAAGTCAATACGTCACAATATTAACTTTACTTGTAAAATACAAGAGGATTTAGTCCCTGTTTTTGCGGATGAGAAAAGGTTAAATCAAGTTATTAGCAACATTTTAGATAATGCCTTTAACTTTACAAAAGAAGGAGGCAAAGTAACACTCGAAGCGTGTATTGATGGTAATAATATTTGCATTATTGTGAAGGATAATGGAATAGGAATTTCACCGGCGGATTTGCCTAAAGTCACAGAAAAATTTTTCAAGGGTAGAACAAGTATGTCACAAAATGGGATAGGACTTTCCCTCTGCAAAGAAATTATAGAAATGCATAATGGTAAACTTGAGATTTCAAGCGAATATGGCAAGGGTACAGATGTTAAAATATTTTTACCTCTGACATAA
- a CDS encoding response regulator transcription factor produces MGKKVLIIEDEESIRGFIKINFQRNNFLVFEAVSGEEGLERVHEERPDLIILDITLPGMDGFKTCELLRNDFPNLGIIMLTARGEDMDKIMGLEYGADDYMVKPFNPLELIARANSLLRRMNHSEEKNPEQLISGCFIIDTVSMKVYKNQQLLDLTPKEYLILKTFMENEEKAFNRDDLLNLVWNYEYFGDSKIVDVNIRRLREKIEAVPSKPEYIETVWGVGYRWRKR; encoded by the coding sequence ATGGGAAAAAAAGTGCTCATTATAGAAGATGAGGAATCTATTAGAGGGTTTATTAAAATTAACTTTCAAAGAAACAACTTTTTAGTATTTGAAGCTGTATCTGGAGAAGAAGGTTTAGAAAGAGTCCACGAGGAGAGACCAGATTTAATAATTTTAGATATAACACTTCCTGGTATGGATGGGTTTAAAACATGTGAATTGTTAAGAAACGATTTTCCAAATTTGGGCATTATCATGCTTACCGCTAGGGGAGAAGATATGGATAAAATTATGGGACTTGAGTATGGTGCTGATGATTATATGGTAAAACCATTTAATCCTTTAGAACTTATTGCCAGAGCAAATTCTCTGCTTAGACGAATGAATCATAGTGAAGAGAAAAATCCTGAGCAATTAATCTCTGGGTGCTTTATAATAGACACTGTTTCCATGAAGGTATATAAAAATCAACAACTTCTAGATTTAACCCCTAAAGAATACTTGATTTTGAAGACATTTATGGAAAATGAGGAAAAAGCTTTTAATAGGGATGATTTATTAAACTTAGTATGGAATTATGAATACTTTGGAGACTCTAAAATTGTAGATGTTAATATAAGGCGTCTTAGAGAAAAAATTGAAGCTGTCCCTTCTAAACCAGAATATATAGAGACGGTATGGGGGGTTGGATATAGATGGAGAAAGAGGTGA
- a CDS encoding methyl-accepting chemotaxis protein, with product MLFNEDNESEYIMNFILELAPALQKLIPLDCVIGVSDTKKFLMNLSGKKIKMPVEATGMDIPKEDTVYKAIISGKPQRSLVPKEAFGFEFESTAIPIFDSKRNIIGGLGLGISVANRDKLIGTAKLVADSSEQTSATIEELAASAVELSTLQSSLQTLSNEINEQINETEKIIEVIRGVAHTSNMLGLNAAIEAARAGEHGKGFSVVATEIRKMASNSSSSIVDVETIINNIKNKVKEIDEKIVQTSDIGQQQAAATEELASSMEELVISADSLNLVANEVMG from the coding sequence ATGCTTTTTAATGAAGACAATGAATCAGAATATATAATGAATTTTATTTTGGAGTTAGCTCCGGCTCTTCAGAAACTAATCCCTCTAGATTGTGTAATAGGAGTAAGCGATACCAAAAAGTTTCTAATGAATTTATCAGGTAAAAAAATTAAAATGCCTGTTGAAGCTACCGGAATGGATATTCCTAAAGAAGATACAGTGTATAAAGCTATTATTTCCGGAAAACCTCAAAGATCTTTAGTACCAAAAGAAGCATTTGGTTTTGAATTTGAATCTACAGCTATTCCCATATTCGATAGCAAAAGGAACATAATAGGAGGGTTAGGTTTAGGTATTAGCGTAGCGAATCGTGATAAGCTTATAGGTACTGCTAAATTGGTTGCAGACTCCTCAGAACAAACATCAGCTACCATTGAAGAGCTTGCAGCTTCTGCAGTCGAACTTTCGACCCTTCAATCATCTCTTCAAACTTTATCAAATGAAATAAATGAACAAATAAATGAAACTGAAAAAATAATAGAGGTAATTCGTGGGGTGGCACATACTTCAAATATGTTAGGCCTTAATGCTGCAATCGAAGCAGCTAGAGCTGGAGAGCATGGTAAGGGCTTTTCAGTAGTAGCCACCGAAATTCGTAAAATGGCTAGCAATAGTTCAAGCTCCATAGTAGATGTAGAAACTATCATAAACAATATAAAAAATAAAGTTAAAGAGATTGATGAAAAAATTGTCCAAACATCAGATATAGGACAACAACAGGCCGCTGCTACAGAAGAACTAGCCAGCAGCATGGAAGAATTAGTTATTTCAGCAGATTCCCTCAACCTAGTAGCTAATGAGGTTATGGGTTAA
- a CDS encoding tetratricopeptide repeat protein yields the protein MKVKSFKIKLMIFTIICAMEAAIVVNAKIKNSNVIEINDKNGMKNLQLQECEIKKQADLEKIWKIGYDQFFEGEYAKSIITENQVLKEDSKFYKAYAVKGIALAYNGDFKGGMRQIDNSLKLKPDYGYARFNKALAYELYGYYAEAIKWYEKDLEVEKSEWIYYGIASIYGRKGDINNTVKYLKLAIVINPNIKNEAKNEKDFENVKQYNQFKLLIEK from the coding sequence ATGAAGGTAAAATCATTCAAAATTAAGTTGATGATTTTTACTATTATTTGTGCTATGGAAGCAGCGATAGTAGTTAATGCTAAAATTAAAAACAGTAATGTGATTGAAATAAATGATAAAAATGGAATGAAAAATTTGCAATTACAAGAATGTGAAATTAAAAAACAAGCGGATTTAGAAAAGATATGGAAGATAGGATATGACCAATTTTTTGAAGGTGAATATGCAAAATCCATTATAACTGAGAACCAAGTTTTAAAGGAAGATTCTAAATTTTATAAAGCATATGCTGTAAAAGGAATTGCATTAGCTTATAATGGAGATTTCAAGGGAGGTATGCGGCAGATTGACAACTCCTTAAAATTGAAACCTGATTATGGATATGCAAGATTTAATAAAGCACTAGCTTATGAATTATACGGATACTATGCTGAAGCTATCAAGTGGTACGAGAAGGATTTGGAAGTGGAAAAATCTGAATGGATTTATTATGGTATAGCCAGTATTTATGGAAGAAAAGGTGATATTAATAATACAGTGAAGTATCTGAAGCTAGCAATTGTTATTAATCCAAATATCAAAAATGAAGCAAAAAACGAAAAAGATTTTGAAAATGTAAAACAATACAATCAATTTAAGTTATTAATAGAAAAATAG
- a CDS encoding helix-turn-helix domain-containing protein gives MSINHENLKDEIVSLISKGDSDRVEFRNHSGGPNLLGKIISSFANASGGKLILGVNNKGKINGCNKNDVMETFNKAKGKLIPCPIVSIEFIEINKKVLAIISIEKTEKIISSSLGVFKRVNNSEEIMVTEEIKNKQLSAVTKDEINDTVGEMAQQISQLTITLEETIQRYRIQNKLSRKIIEWIACGIIGIVLSIFIHL, from the coding sequence TTGTCAATTAACCATGAAAATTTAAAAGATGAAATTGTTAGTCTTATTAGTAAGGGAGATTCTGATAGAGTAGAATTTAGAAATCATAGTGGGGGACCCAATTTATTAGGTAAGATTATCTCCTCTTTTGCAAATGCATCAGGTGGTAAATTGATTTTGGGGGTAAATAATAAGGGCAAAATCAATGGATGTAATAAAAATGATGTAATGGAAACTTTTAATAAAGCTAAAGGAAAATTGATACCATGTCCTATTGTTTCAATAGAATTTATTGAAATAAATAAAAAAGTACTGGCTATCATTTCTATAGAGAAAACCGAAAAAATAATCTCGTCTAGTTTAGGGGTATTTAAAAGAGTCAACAATTCAGAAGAAATTATGGTAACAGAAGAGATAAAGAACAAACAGCTAAGTGCGGTTACAAAAGATGAAATTAACGATACCGTTGGAGAAATGGCTCAGCAAATTTCGCAGCTTACAATTACTTTAGAAGAAACTATACAACGATACAGAATTCAAAATAAGCTAAGTAGAAAAATTATTGAATGGATAGCCTGTGGAATAATTGGAATTGTTTTATCAATCTTTATTCATTTATAG